One Myxococcales bacterium DNA segment encodes these proteins:
- a CDS encoding bifunctional diguanylate cyclase/phosphodiesterase, which yields MTVRTTCILLVAPRTPLLAAAQELAQEHGTTVLVVADAATAVARLGETKRPLVLVDLGRGERLSDELVALGKRAPLILIGDGASMPRVARWTGADDYLFARELTVTSLERAVGHAIERRRAQATVQHLMTHDPVTGAPHAAAFRSRLMDVIDRASLRAGGRAGLMLVDLDRFDVVNETFGFEAGDTVLREAVHRLQRLVGSSHLARFHADKLAIMFDETANQGELVQSVRTVLEKPYVLERQEVHLTASMGIAEYPSDAGDADNLIRATSKAMRRAKHVGRNNVQLASATLGASTHAAKPRERFALERDLRLAVDRGELLLHYQPQLDVRTGAVLGVEALVRWMRPGVGMISPADFVPLLEETGLIVPASDWILQTACQQIADWMGDGLPPLRVAVNVSATQIRQRRLLSGVEQALHSSGLAPNLLELELTEGLLIENTAASGSTLDAVRELGASISLDDFGTGYSSLSYLKRLPIDVVKIDRSFLREIPQVATDAAITSAIITLAHELGHRVVAEGVETAEQLDFLEKHDCDAVQGFYFSKPLPADKCLEWILARTRANRGTSGTYLAPDVALAPANDGTRKVS from the coding sequence ATGACCGTTCGAACGACTTGCATCCTCCTAGTAGCCCCGCGCACACCGCTCTTGGCGGCGGCCCAAGAGCTGGCGCAGGAGCACGGCACGACCGTGCTTGTGGTGGCTGACGCGGCCACCGCCGTCGCCCGTCTCGGTGAGACGAAGCGCCCCCTGGTCCTGGTCGACCTCGGCCGCGGCGAGCGCCTGAGCGACGAGCTCGTCGCGCTCGGCAAGCGCGCCCCGCTCATCCTCATTGGCGACGGCGCCTCCATGCCGCGCGTGGCCCGATGGACCGGCGCCGACGACTACCTCTTCGCAAGGGAGCTCACCGTCACGTCGCTCGAGCGCGCCGTCGGACACGCCATCGAGCGACGACGCGCGCAGGCGACGGTGCAGCACCTCATGACGCACGACCCGGTCACCGGCGCACCCCACGCGGCGGCGTTCCGATCGCGACTCATGGACGTCATCGACCGGGCCAGCCTCCGCGCCGGTGGCCGAGCAGGCCTCATGCTCGTGGACCTCGATCGCTTCGACGTCGTCAACGAAACCTTTGGCTTCGAGGCCGGCGACACGGTCTTGCGGGAGGCCGTGCATCGCTTGCAGCGCCTCGTGGGCTCAAGCCACCTCGCGCGCTTTCACGCCGACAAGCTCGCGATCATGTTTGACGAGACGGCAAACCAAGGCGAGCTCGTGCAGAGCGTGCGCACCGTGCTCGAGAAGCCCTACGTGCTCGAGCGGCAAGAGGTGCACCTCACCGCGAGCATGGGGATCGCCGAATACCCGAGCGACGCCGGCGACGCCGACAACCTGATTCGTGCGACGTCGAAGGCGATGCGGCGAGCGAAACATGTGGGCCGCAACAACGTTCAGCTCGCCTCCGCGACGCTCGGCGCATCGACGCACGCGGCGAAGCCGAGAGAGCGCTTCGCGCTGGAGCGCGATCTCCGCTTGGCCGTCGACCGCGGCGAGCTCTTGCTGCACTACCAACCTCAGCTCGACGTTCGCACGGGAGCTGTGCTCGGCGTCGAGGCGCTGGTGCGCTGGATGCGTCCCGGCGTCGGCATGATCTCACCGGCGGACTTTGTTCCGCTGCTCGAGGAGACGGGCCTCATTGTCCCCGCGAGCGACTGGATCCTCCAGACCGCCTGCCAGCAAATCGCCGACTGGATGGGCGACGGCCTGCCGCCGCTCCGCGTCGCCGTCAACGTTTCGGCGACGCAAATCCGGCAGCGAAGGCTCCTCTCCGGCGTCGAGCAAGCGCTGCACAGCTCGGGGCTCGCACCGAATCTCCTCGAGCTCGAGCTCACCGAGGGCCTCCTCATCGAGAACACGGCGGCGAGCGGCTCGACGCTCGACGCGGTGCGCGAGCTCGGCGCCAGCATCTCCCTCGACGACTTCGGCACCGGGTACTCCTCGCTGAGCTACCTCAAACGTCTCCCCATTGACGTCGTCAAGATCGACCGCTCGTTCTTGCGCGAGATTCCGCAGGTCGCGACCGACGCAGCGATCACGTCGGCCATCATCACGCTCGCGCACGAACTGGGCCACCGGGTGGTCGCAGAAGGCGTCGAGACGGCGGAGCAACTCGACTTCTTGGAGAAGCACGATTGCGACGCGGTGCAGGGCTTCTACTTCTCCAAGCCGCTTCCCGCTGACAAGTGCCTCGAGTGGATACTGGCGCGTACGCGAGCCAACCGAGGCACCTCGGGCACGTACCTCGCCCCCGACGTCGCGCTCGCACCGGCCAACGACGGAACCCGCAAGGTCTCCTAG
- a CDS encoding HDOD domain-containing protein, with amino-acid sequence MSDPDARMKAIVEAIERDPALASRVLRVANSAQYRGARKCSSINEAVVRLGSREVHQVVASVATMGMFQDGSGLGKRWREHLVGVAAVARILGEEHGTQIAGQAFLAGLVHDVGKLLSLQVKEIPYETLAPKLFDHADELHVVERILVGYDHAVLGGHVLSQWRFPETISQVAAWHHQPGRAFTEGGEVGLLVALVRLADAVEYRVGAPLDEAYLDEVARGSAAAYLEIGTRTLVAKWPRFVEAVSDIHAVMLG; translated from the coding sequence TTGTCTGACCCGGACGCCCGAATGAAGGCCATCGTGGAAGCCATCGAACGCGACCCGGCGCTCGCGTCCCGTGTCCTTCGCGTGGCGAACTCGGCGCAATACAGGGGCGCGCGCAAGTGTTCGAGCATCAACGAGGCCGTGGTGCGCCTCGGCAGTCGCGAGGTGCACCAGGTCGTGGCGTCGGTGGCCACGATGGGCATGTTCCAGGATGGTTCGGGCCTAGGGAAACGTTGGCGTGAGCACCTCGTCGGCGTCGCCGCCGTGGCGCGCATCCTGGGCGAGGAGCACGGGACGCAGATCGCGGGGCAAGCCTTCCTCGCGGGCCTCGTCCACGACGTCGGAAAGCTCTTGTCGCTCCAGGTGAAGGAGATTCCCTACGAGACCTTGGCGCCGAAGCTCTTCGATCACGCAGACGAGCTTCACGTGGTCGAGCGAATCCTCGTGGGCTACGACCACGCCGTCCTCGGAGGGCACGTCCTCTCACAGTGGCGCTTCCCGGAGACCATTTCGCAGGTCGCCGCCTGGCACCATCAGCCGGGCCGCGCCTTCACGGAAGGTGGCGAGGTGGGACTCCTCGTCGCGCTGGTTCGCTTGGCCGACGCCGTCGAGTACCGCGTCGGAGCGCCCCTCGACGAGGCGTACTTGGACGAGGTCGCGCGCGGCAGCGCCGCGGCGTACCTGGAGATCGGAACGCGCACGCTCGTAGCAAAGTGGCCTCGCTTCGTGGAGGCCGTTTCAGACATCCACGCCGTCATGCTCGGCTGA
- a CDS encoding dienelactone hydrolase family protein, translating into MTQAITLSSSAQGSVHAELALPAGDALSGAMIVVHEWWGLNDDIRRIANDLAKEGYVALAIDLYGGRFTTDASEAMQLANDMKTAEAMKIVAAGLEFLRGQPRSNGKVGIMGFCLGGGQALAAASSVPGLRCAVPFYGLPIASFQTFGPESPRILGHYSESDAHVTPERTRALRDKAAAAGASFELHFYPGPHAFMRRADPAAFHDASATLAWSRTLEFLGRELQ; encoded by the coding sequence ATGACCCAAGCCATCACCCTCTCGTCCAGCGCCCAAGGCTCCGTCCACGCGGAGCTCGCGCTTCCCGCGGGCGACGCGCTGAGCGGAGCGATGATCGTCGTCCACGAGTGGTGGGGCCTGAACGATGACATCCGGCGCATCGCCAACGACCTCGCGAAGGAGGGGTACGTCGCGCTCGCCATCGACCTCTACGGCGGACGCTTCACCACCGACGCGAGCGAAGCCATGCAACTCGCGAACGACATGAAGACCGCCGAGGCGATGAAGATCGTCGCCGCGGGGCTCGAGTTCCTGCGAGGCCAGCCGCGGTCGAACGGCAAGGTTGGCATCATGGGTTTCTGCCTCGGCGGGGGCCAGGCGCTCGCGGCCGCGTCGAGCGTGCCAGGCCTCCGCTGCGCGGTCCCGTTCTACGGGCTACCGATTGCATCGTTCCAGACCTTCGGTCCGGAGTCGCCGCGCATCCTCGGGCACTACTCGGAGAGCGATGCCCACGTGACCCCCGAGCGCACGCGAGCGCTTCGCGACAAGGCCGCAGCGGCCGGCGCGAGCTTTGAGCTTCACTTCTACCCGGGACCGCACGCGTTCATGCGGCGTGCCGACCCGGCCGCGTTTCACGATGCGTCGGCCACGCTCGCTTGGTCGCGCACGCTCGAGTTCCTAGGAAGAGAGCTCCAGTGA
- a CDS encoding entericidin EcnAB, with protein sequence MFIAPRLVAAWCLSLVVLLGSGCRNTADGIKADTKRAVEKTGKGVEKVGEKIEKVGK encoded by the coding sequence ATGTTCATCGCCCCTCGCCTCGTCGCCGCATGGTGCTTGTCGCTCGTCGTCCTCTTGGGGAGCGGCTGCCGGAACACGGCGGACGGCATCAAGGCGGACACGAAACGCGCCGTCGAGAAGACCGGCAAGGGCGTCGAGAAGGTGGGCGAGAAGATCGAGAAAGTCGGGAAGTAG
- a CDS encoding chloride channel protein: MTTRERLISLAQWLAGGTAVGLLCGLASALFLWLLERATLLRMRHELLVYALPAAGLVMGWAFSRFGTSIKGGASLVIDRLHEGGPEIPVRMAPMVLVGTVLTHLFGGSAGREGTAVQMGASLADFFSHRLRLSARLRRDLLAAGVAGGFGSVFGTPIAGAVFGLEFVVLGKIEYRALVPALVAAVVGDMTTRGVGIVHTAYPSAPTVALTAVLLAKWLVFAAAVAGTTTAFIELVSRLKRLAERFVPNAALRMALGGAVLVVMWRGSGTSDFLGLGIPTIVRAFDDPTLAGFTFAAKLLFTAVTLAAGFLGGEVTPLFFVGAALGNLMAGVLGIPLPLGAAVGMAGVFAAASNTPLALSIMAVELVGGGALPHVGIVCVLAYLMTGHRSIYPAQRLVRSKGGRE; encoded by the coding sequence GTGACCACACGAGAGCGCCTCATCTCCCTGGCCCAGTGGCTCGCGGGTGGCACCGCGGTAGGGCTCCTCTGCGGCCTCGCGTCGGCGCTCTTCCTTTGGCTGCTCGAGCGAGCCACGTTGCTGCGCATGCGCCACGAGCTGCTCGTCTACGCGCTACCCGCCGCCGGGCTCGTCATGGGATGGGCCTTCAGCCGCTTCGGCACCTCGATCAAAGGAGGCGCGAGCCTCGTTATTGATCGACTTCATGAAGGAGGGCCGGAGATTCCCGTTCGCATGGCGCCGATGGTGCTCGTGGGGACGGTGCTGACACATCTGTTCGGCGGAAGCGCGGGCCGCGAAGGCACGGCCGTTCAAATGGGCGCGAGCCTCGCCGACTTTTTTTCGCATCGACTGAGACTCAGCGCGCGGCTGCGGCGGGACCTCCTCGCGGCAGGTGTCGCCGGGGGTTTCGGCTCGGTCTTCGGGACTCCCATCGCGGGCGCAGTCTTCGGCCTCGAGTTCGTCGTGCTCGGCAAAATCGAGTACCGCGCGCTCGTGCCAGCGCTCGTTGCAGCGGTCGTGGGCGACATGACGACGCGCGGCGTGGGCATCGTTCACACGGCGTATCCCTCGGCGCCGACCGTCGCGCTGACGGCGGTGCTGCTCGCGAAGTGGCTCGTGTTCGCGGCAGCGGTCGCGGGCACGACGACGGCGTTCATCGAGCTCGTGAGTCGCTTGAAGCGACTCGCGGAGCGCTTCGTGCCGAACGCGGCGCTGCGCATGGCGCTGGGCGGCGCCGTCCTCGTCGTGATGTGGCGAGGCTCGGGAACGAGCGACTTCTTGGGGCTGGGGATTCCTACGATTGTTCGTGCATTCGACGATCCCACGCTCGCAGGCTTCACGTTCGCGGCGAAGTTGCTCTTCACGGCGGTGACGCTCGCTGCGGGCTTCTTGGGTGGCGAAGTGACGCCTCTCTTCTTCGTGGGCGCAGCGCTCGGCAACCTGATGGCGGGCGTGTTGGGCATCCCGCTGCCGCTCGGGGCGGCGGTGGGAATGGCGGGCGTCTTCGCAGCGGCGTCGAACACGCCGCTCGCGCTCTCGATCATGGCGGTGGAGCTCGTGGGCGGAGGCGCACTACCGCACGTGGGGATCGTTTGCGTGCTCGCCTATTTGATGACGGGACACAGGAGCATCTACCCGGCGCAGCGGCTTGTGCGGAGCAAGGGTGGACGCGAATAG
- a CDS encoding protein kinase, whose translation MAVAAASSRVVGRYVLHDPIASGGMAAVRIARFHGPEGVTRVVAIKQLHAQFAQNPEFSTMFLDEAHVASRIRHKNVVPVLDVVSADGQLLLVMEYVPGASLARLMQLAVARGELVPPPIVAAVLVNVLDGLHAAHEARGDADEELGVVHRDVSPQNIMVGTDGVARVLDFGIAKAVGRAQTTREGQLKGKMAYMAPEQLRGQGVDRRTDVYAAAAVLWEALVGRPVFLGDNDVEVFGKVLAGATSAPSHFLPSVSPALDSIAMRGLSLEPGLRFATAHEMAQALRASAERASPSEVSAWVNTVASDDLATRAARVAAVMALSDEPDDSFGGGISPLDLDAPMFAGIDGARVDLAGVELAGVELAGVAPEQAPTQLMVSRVAIAAAAAHESRARAKKKRRWEIALAVLIGIGAVFAIVFRPKRATHEAEHVPPATAASVPSTVGPTAAVSLGVEGAPPAGPPQVAADAAPSSAEPARLVDASAPRAPGPRGMPAVKPKVKPKAKDDCDPPFYFDSAGTKRYKRECN comes from the coding sequence TTGGCAGTGGCCGCGGCCTCGTCACGTGTAGTCGGTCGGTACGTTCTCCACGACCCCATCGCTTCGGGCGGCATGGCCGCCGTGCGGATCGCACGCTTCCATGGACCGGAGGGCGTGACGCGGGTCGTCGCCATCAAGCAGCTCCACGCTCAGTTCGCGCAGAACCCGGAATTTTCGACCATGTTTCTCGACGAGGCGCACGTTGCCTCGCGGATCCGTCACAAGAACGTTGTGCCCGTTCTGGACGTGGTGTCGGCCGACGGTCAACTGCTGCTCGTCATGGAGTACGTGCCGGGCGCGTCGCTCGCGCGGCTCATGCAACTCGCCGTCGCGCGGGGCGAGCTCGTGCCGCCGCCCATCGTCGCCGCGGTGCTCGTCAACGTCCTCGACGGACTGCATGCGGCGCACGAAGCCCGCGGCGACGCCGACGAGGAGCTTGGCGTGGTTCATCGCGATGTGTCGCCGCAGAACATCATGGTGGGCACCGACGGCGTCGCGCGGGTGCTCGACTTCGGCATCGCGAAGGCGGTGGGTCGCGCCCAAACCACCCGCGAGGGGCAGCTCAAGGGCAAGATGGCCTACATGGCGCCGGAGCAGCTGCGAGGGCAAGGTGTCGACCGACGCACCGACGTCTACGCGGCGGCCGCCGTCCTTTGGGAAGCGCTCGTCGGTCGACCCGTGTTCCTCGGCGACAACGACGTCGAAGTCTTCGGCAAGGTGCTCGCGGGGGCCACGTCAGCGCCTTCGCACTTTCTGCCGAGCGTATCGCCAGCGCTCGACTCCATCGCGATGCGAGGTCTCTCGCTCGAGCCGGGCCTCCGCTTCGCCACGGCCCACGAGATGGCGCAAGCGCTGAGGGCGAGCGCTGAGCGCGCCTCGCCGAGTGAGGTCTCCGCCTGGGTGAACACGGTGGCCAGCGATGACCTGGCGACCCGCGCCGCGCGCGTGGCCGCGGTGATGGCCCTCTCCGACGAACCCGACGACAGCTTCGGCGGCGGAATCTCTCCGTTGGACCTCGACGCCCCCATGTTCGCCGGCATCGACGGGGCACGCGTCGACTTGGCCGGCGTTGAGTTGGCCGGCGTTGAGTTGGCCGGCGTCGCGCCGGAGCAGGCGCCGACGCAGCTCATGGTCTCGCGCGTGGCCATCGCCGCCGCCGCGGCGCACGAGTCGCGCGCGCGCGCCAAGAAGAAGCGCCGCTGGGAGATCGCCCTCGCGGTGCTTATCGGAATTGGCGCCGTCTTCGCCATCGTCTTTCGACCCAAGCGCGCGACGCACGAGGCCGAGCACGTGCCCCCGGCGACGGCCGCCTCGGTTCCCTCGACCGTTGGACCAACGGCCGCCGTCAGCTTGGGCGTGGAGGGCGCCCCACCGGCGGGGCCCCCGCAAGTCGCGGCCGACGCGGCTCCGTCCTCCGCGGAGCCGGCGCGGCTTGTCGACGCGTCGGCGCCGCGAGCGCCCGGCCCACGCGGGATGCCCGCGGTGAAGCCAAAAGTGAAGCCCAAGGCGAAAGACGACTGCGATCCCCCGTTCTATTTCGATTCCGCCGGGACGAAGCGCTACAAGCGAGAGTGCAACTGA
- the ada gene encoding bifunctional DNA-binding transcriptional regulator/O6-methylguanine-DNA methyltransferase Ada, translating into MPLHRTRSKASTFSATDDRWRALESRDPSATFFYSVRTTGVYCRPSCGARRARPEHVAFHETALAARQAGFRPCKRCRPDEAPAPERRAALVGDLCRCIDESDEIPSLAALAKRAKLSVFHTQRLFKATTGLTPREYAAERRAARARAGLREATSVTAAMVDAGYNSSGRFYEEADAILGMTPSRYRAGGAGEVITFATARGSLGHVLVARTTRGVCALLLGDSPKALALDLAQRFPRATLRRGDAPFARTVADAVLRIEEPQFASHLTLDVRGTSFQRRVWAALSRVPRGQTTTYSQLAASLGTPKSARAVAAACAANAIAVVVPCHRVVGKSGALTGYRWGLERKRALLEHEQREADIERTPAPRAAAAAPRAIRSAKERTTSPRRRG; encoded by the coding sequence ATGCCGCTCCACCGAACTCGCTCCAAAGCTTCGACCTTTAGCGCCACCGACGACCGTTGGCGCGCGCTCGAGTCGCGCGATCCGTCCGCGACGTTCTTCTATTCGGTGAGGACGACCGGCGTCTATTGCCGCCCGTCGTGCGGCGCCCGTCGCGCTCGGCCCGAACACGTGGCGTTCCACGAGACGGCGCTCGCGGCACGGCAAGCCGGCTTTCGTCCGTGCAAGCGATGCCGCCCCGACGAGGCGCCAGCCCCTGAGCGTCGCGCGGCCCTCGTGGGCGACCTCTGCCGGTGCATCGACGAGAGCGACGAGATCCCTTCCCTGGCCGCGTTGGCCAAGCGCGCCAAGCTCAGCGTGTTTCATACGCAGCGCCTCTTCAAGGCCACGACGGGCCTTACGCCACGCGAGTACGCAGCCGAGCGCCGCGCGGCGCGGGCACGGGCGGGGCTCCGCGAGGCGACGAGCGTGACGGCGGCGATGGTCGACGCCGGCTACAACTCCTCTGGCCGCTTCTACGAAGAGGCCGACGCGATCCTCGGGATGACGCCGTCCCGGTACCGCGCCGGCGGCGCCGGTGAGGTCATCACGTTTGCCACGGCGCGCGGCTCGCTGGGGCACGTGCTCGTGGCAAGGACGACACGTGGCGTCTGCGCCCTTCTGCTGGGCGACTCCCCGAAGGCGCTCGCGCTCGACCTTGCGCAGCGCTTCCCGCGCGCCACGCTGCGCCGCGGCGACGCGCCCTTCGCGAGAACGGTCGCGGACGCCGTTCTGCGCATCGAAGAGCCGCAGTTCGCCTCGCACCTCACGCTCGACGTTCGCGGGACGAGCTTTCAGCGTCGCGTGTGGGCGGCGCTCTCGCGCGTTCCCAGGGGGCAGACGACGACCTATTCGCAGCTCGCCGCGTCGCTAGGCACTCCCAAGAGCGCGCGGGCCGTCGCCGCCGCGTGCGCAGCGAACGCCATCGCCGTTGTCGTGCCGTGCCACCGCGTCGTCGGCAAGAGCGGCGCGCTGACGGGTTATCGATGGGGTCTCGAACGCAAGCGCGCGCTCCTCGAGCACGAGCAACGAGAGGCAGACATAGAACGGACGCCGGCGCCACGCGCGGCGGCGGCGGCACCGCGCGCCATTCGCTCCGCTAAGGAACGCACAACAAGCCCGCGACGTCGCGGATGA
- a CDS encoding ferritin-like domain-containing protein yields the protein MKVLRSRSLRHRILFALGLPLVPACHETPPPGTPPGPPFGAAVPTPPATAAIPSASIAPSEPGAAPEPLRCGTAEVRESLCGLLPPDSQGGSAGLPACGATAQGLIWIGERRAINARALEPESPDLVNFSFDAKGTSEYAAVASTDQVNRRCCYHRCAPLRVVTNTRATIPQGRSTRLQCIPAPAKTQHPSAAAPQCPAGVELPISHYGARHGFDNAPIKRATDTECCYEVLEPCTGSRTELPDGQCVYPTRGRPLREGGVAVVAETTARPGWTEAITVGDCATGERQRAAEAWAREGALEHASVASFARFALELMALAAPAQLVEAALEAARDEVRHAAASFGIASAFAGELIGPGPLAVSTGLVATDLVQLAEACLRDGCVGETVAALEAAEAGRQTNLAEVSSVLARIADDEARHAELAYRVVAWALREGRAPVRSIIERTLAEVHAELAVSTLSPANVNVPVPVDDDRFGVLSPTAALAVRRHALSEVVAPCLTSLLTTSSDPASARAQP from the coding sequence ATGAAGGTCCTCCGCTCCCGTTCGCTGCGCCACCGCATCCTCTTCGCGTTGGGGCTGCCCCTCGTGCCGGCGTGCCATGAGACCCCTCCGCCGGGGACGCCGCCCGGCCCTCCGTTTGGGGCGGCGGTCCCTACACCTCCGGCGACGGCGGCGATCCCTTCTGCATCCATCGCCCCGAGCGAGCCGGGTGCAGCGCCGGAGCCGCTGCGGTGCGGCACGGCTGAAGTGCGCGAGTCTCTCTGCGGACTTTTGCCTCCCGACTCACAGGGCGGCTCGGCGGGTCTTCCGGCCTGCGGCGCGACGGCCCAGGGGCTGATTTGGATTGGCGAGCGGCGCGCCATCAACGCGCGGGCCCTCGAGCCCGAGTCTCCCGACCTCGTGAACTTCTCCTTCGACGCCAAAGGCACGAGCGAATACGCCGCGGTGGCCAGCACGGATCAGGTCAACAGGCGCTGTTGCTACCATCGCTGTGCGCCGCTTAGGGTGGTCACGAACACCCGCGCGACGATCCCGCAGGGCCGCTCCACGAGGCTCCAGTGCATCCCGGCGCCGGCGAAGACGCAGCACCCATCGGCGGCGGCGCCGCAGTGCCCGGCGGGGGTGGAGCTTCCCATCAGTCACTACGGTGCGCGGCACGGCTTTGACAACGCACCCATCAAGCGTGCGACGGACACGGAGTGTTGCTACGAGGTCCTCGAACCGTGCACCGGGAGTCGCACCGAGCTGCCCGACGGGCAATGTGTGTATCCTACACGCGGGCGGCCCTTGCGGGAAGGCGGCGTCGCGGTAGTGGCCGAGACGACGGCGCGCCCCGGCTGGACCGAGGCCATCACCGTGGGCGATTGCGCGACGGGCGAGCGGCAGCGAGCCGCCGAGGCGTGGGCGAGGGAAGGGGCCCTGGAGCACGCGTCGGTCGCCTCCTTCGCCCGCTTTGCCCTCGAGCTGATGGCCCTGGCGGCGCCGGCGCAGCTCGTCGAGGCGGCCCTCGAGGCCGCCCGCGACGAGGTGCGCCACGCCGCTGCGTCCTTCGGCATCGCCTCGGCGTTTGCCGGCGAGCTGATCGGCCCAGGGCCGCTCGCTGTTTCGACGGGGCTCGTCGCGACCGACCTCGTGCAGTTGGCGGAGGCTTGCCTTCGTGACGGCTGCGTGGGGGAAACGGTCGCTGCGCTGGAGGCTGCCGAAGCGGGCCGTCAGACGAACCTCGCCGAGGTCTCGAGCGTTCTCGCGCGCATCGCCGACGACGAAGCGCGGCACGCCGAGCTCGCCTACCGCGTCGTGGCCTGGGCGCTCCGCGAGGGTCGCGCGCCGGTGCGTTCCATCATCGAGCGCACCCTCGCCGAGGTTCACGCCGAGCTCGCCGTCTCCACCCTCTCCCCCGCAAACGTGAACGTGCCCGTGCCCGTGGACGACGACCGTTTCGGCGTGCTCTCCCCCACCGCCGCTCTGGCCGTGCGTCGCCACGCCCTCTCGGAGGTCGTCGCCCCGTGCCTCACGAGCCTCCTCACGACCTCGTCTGATCCTGCATCGGCGCGCGCCCAGCCCTAA
- a CDS encoding M23 family metallopeptidase encodes MRRALPFFALFPVAACGAAETSPSLPPAPATLATAASHDAGPKVAAPTAPASRTVDEVAAELLRLVNASDAPGVVALLGGPMREVLPLEKAGPWMRSILEAKGPLKNAVREPGRGGERSGVYRFEAERGAWRVELSVDGAGRVLGLKFTAPPPPDPEVKKSALSMGLPFRGQWFVFWGGASLEVNQHVTHKSQRRAADLVVVDDAGKTHRGDGKKNADYYAYGQEVLAVADGTVITAVDGVADNEPGAMNAYMAPGNVIIVRHDDALYSVYAHLVPAKLRVRVGAKVKRGAVLGLCGNSGNSSEAHLHFQLQDGPLFEKSYGIEPVFQGVSVTRDGATEKRAEYTWLKGDRVGEAPTATKKAAP; translated from the coding sequence ATGCGCCGCGCCCTCCCCTTCTTCGCACTGTTCCCCGTCGCCGCCTGCGGCGCAGCGGAGACCTCGCCGTCTTTGCCGCCGGCGCCTGCCACGTTGGCCACGGCGGCGAGCCACGACGCCGGCCCGAAGGTCGCGGCGCCGACGGCGCCCGCGTCGCGCACCGTCGACGAGGTCGCCGCCGAGCTCCTCCGGCTCGTCAATGCGAGCGACGCCCCCGGCGTCGTTGCGCTCTTGGGCGGTCCGATGCGCGAAGTGCTGCCGCTCGAGAAGGCCGGACCTTGGATGCGTTCCATCCTGGAGGCGAAGGGGCCCCTCAAGAACGCCGTGCGCGAGCCGGGACGCGGCGGCGAGCGCTCCGGCGTCTATCGCTTCGAAGCCGAGCGCGGAGCCTGGCGCGTCGAGCTGAGCGTCGACGGCGCTGGCAGGGTGCTCGGCCTCAAATTCACGGCACCGCCGCCTCCCGACCCGGAGGTCAAAAAGAGCGCGCTCTCCATGGGCCTGCCCTTTCGCGGCCAGTGGTTCGTCTTTTGGGGCGGCGCCTCCCTCGAGGTCAACCAACACGTGACCCACAAGAGCCAGCGGCGCGCCGCCGATCTCGTGGTCGTCGATGACGCCGGCAAGACCCACAGGGGCGACGGCAAAAAGAACGCGGACTACTACGCGTACGGCCAAGAGGTCCTCGCCGTCGCCGATGGGACGGTCATCACGGCCGTGGACGGCGTCGCCGACAACGAGCCGGGCGCCATGAACGCGTACATGGCGCCGGGGAACGTGATCATCGTGCGCCACGACGACGCGCTCTACTCCGTGTACGCGCACCTTGTGCCGGCCAAACTGCGCGTCAGAGTGGGCGCCAAGGTCAAGCGCGGCGCCGTGTTGGGTCTTTGCGGCAACTCGGGAAACTCGAGCGAGGCGCACCTGCATTTTCAGCTTCAAGATGGGCCGCTCTTCGAGAAGAGCTACGGCATCGAGCCTGTCTTCCAGGGCGTCTCCGTGACGCGCGACGGCGCGACGGAAAAGCGGGCAGAATACACGTGGCTCAAGGGTGATCGCGTCGGCGAGGCGCCGACGGCGACGAAGAAGGCCGCTCCTTAG